A single window of Sphingobacterium sp. ML3W DNA harbors:
- a CDS encoding phytanoyl-CoA dioxygenase family protein has translation MMKKEKQNLSATEVQFYEKNGYLLPAQPLFSNEKFNNLFHIFEEHLQNKGNLKPDELDVPHQKDERLFSFLMADEVLDIIEPLIGPNIGLWSSHFICKEAFSGTRTPWHEDSAYWEGRFDRFDGIVTLWLAIDPSFQDNGCMGVLPGTHLGTGKIYEKMNTDHKIFNLEIKDAAHLPEDQVVWFELKQGMYSLHDSRIVHGANANGSAFRRTGYTMRYFNTDLVLNREHPHNEQHKIYHCRGENRGNNPLIYR, from the coding sequence ATGATGAAGAAAGAAAAGCAAAATTTAAGTGCTACGGAAGTACAGTTTTACGAAAAAAATGGATATCTATTGCCAGCGCAACCTTTGTTTAGCAATGAAAAGTTTAATAATTTATTCCATATTTTTGAAGAGCACCTACAGAACAAGGGTAATCTGAAACCGGATGAATTGGATGTGCCTCATCAAAAGGATGAGCGTCTGTTTTCTTTTTTGATGGCTGATGAAGTCTTGGATATTATCGAACCCCTCATCGGCCCTAATATCGGTTTGTGGAGTAGCCATTTCATCTGTAAAGAGGCTTTTTCAGGAACTCGGACCCCATGGCATGAGGATAGCGCTTATTGGGAAGGTAGATTTGACAGATTTGATGGTATCGTTACCTTATGGTTGGCTATCGATCCATCATTTCAGGACAATGGTTGTATGGGTGTATTACCTGGGACACATCTGGGCACAGGGAAAATCTATGAAAAGATGAATACTGATCATAAAATATTCAATCTTGAAATTAAAGATGCCGCGCATTTGCCGGAAGATCAGGTGGTTTGGTTCGAACTGAAACAGGGGATGTATTCGTTACATGATTCACGAATCGTACATGGTGCAAATGCCAATGGAAGTGCTTTTAGAAGGACTGGTTATACCATGCGGTATTTTAATACTGACCTGGTGTTAAATCGTGAACACCCCCATAATGAACAACATAAAATCTATCACTGTCGTGGTGAAAATAGAGGTAATAATCCTTTGATTTATCGTTAG
- a CDS encoding methyltransferase domain-containing protein yields MIFKALRSDANVDDSTFNDLYPPDIKELAQRHWTPVDVAKMAANYLVQHPNDKVLDIGAGAGKFCLVGAACTEGMFYGVEQRESLVEISNEIAQKHQIDNVEFIHANIDQISFSDYDSFYFYNSFYENMDTSSPIDHSILPDQELYYSYTEYLRKQLKQMPVGTRIVSYWSGWEEIPTSFDLDKTACSGLLNFWRKII; encoded by the coding sequence ATGATTTTTAAAGCATTAAGATCAGATGCAAATGTTGATGATAGTACATTTAACGATTTATACCCCCCTGACATAAAAGAATTGGCACAACGTCACTGGACTCCAGTCGATGTAGCAAAGATGGCAGCCAATTATTTGGTTCAACATCCAAATGATAAGGTTCTAGATATTGGTGCCGGTGCCGGAAAGTTTTGCCTTGTGGGAGCAGCTTGTACAGAAGGTATGTTCTATGGGGTGGAACAACGGGAATCGCTCGTTGAGATTTCCAATGAGATAGCTCAAAAGCATCAAATAGATAATGTAGAATTTATTCATGCCAATATTGATCAAATCTCTTTTTCGGATTATGATTCATTTTATTTTTATAACTCTTTCTATGAAAATATGGATACATCTTCTCCAATAGACCATTCTATCTTACCAGATCAAGAACTCTATTATTCATATACCGAATATCTTAGGAAACAACTTAAGCAAATGCCAGTTGGAACTCGGATTGTCTCTTATTGGAGTGGATGGGAAGAAATTCCTACTAGTTTTGATCTGGATAAAACTGCCTGTAGTGGATTACTTAACTTTTGGAGAAAAATTATTTAG
- a CDS encoding PEGA domain-containing protein, which produces MKSLHLLLLLLFTGVISLAKEIKIVAVPSTAKIYIDGAYVGDGIISTTIRKKDDFIAIKIENAGFVTLQTKVYFKDKRNAYEFTLKKDDFYDSSTESANANKFFNVNVSDKYIEAAKDEKGASLLVWKMIHQILLNYYSEIATSDMLSGFVQTPWSKTSFGEANTQVRTRVTVKESNLGGKLTYSIKIESQQAPLSSNREESFINTDRVLKQYEQLIPEFQSRIGSL; this is translated from the coding sequence ATGAAAAGTTTACATCTATTACTGCTTCTTTTATTTACCGGTGTTATAAGCCTAGCAAAAGAAATCAAAATTGTGGCAGTCCCATCAACAGCAAAAATATATATTGATGGAGCCTATGTCGGCGACGGAATTATATCGACTACAATCCGTAAAAAAGATGATTTTATAGCGATAAAAATCGAAAATGCGGGTTTTGTTACCTTACAAACAAAAGTTTACTTTAAGGACAAGCGAAATGCATATGAATTTACATTGAAAAAAGATGATTTTTACGATTCTTCGACAGAATCCGCCAATGCTAATAAATTTTTTAATGTAAATGTTTCTGACAAGTATATAGAAGCAGCGAAAGATGAGAAAGGGGCTTCTTTATTGGTGTGGAAGATGATTCACCAAATTCTCTTAAATTACTATAGTGAAATAGCTACTTCTGACATGCTTTCGGGCTTTGTACAAACTCCATGGAGCAAAACATCATTTGGAGAAGCAAATACACAGGTACGTACGAGGGTTACTGTAAAAGAATCTAATTTGGGTGGAAAACTTACATATTCGATCAAAATAGAATCACAACAAGCACCACTCTCGTCAAATCGAGAAGAATCATTTATAAATACGGATAGGGTATTAAAGCAATACGAGCAACTAATACCAGAGTTTCAATCTAGAATAGGATCCTTATAG
- the ilvD gene encoding dihydroxy-acid dehydratase, translating to MRSDEVKKGNHRAPHRALLRATGLKDQDFNKPFIGVANSFIEIIPGHFFLNKVAEIIKEEIRLNGCVPFEFNTIGIDDGIAMGHDGMLYSLPSRELIANSIESVMNAHKLDAMIAIPNCDKIVPGMIMGALRVDVPTIFVSGGPMKKGYTQDGTPIDLASAFEAVGKHESGLITDDELMDIECNACPSGGSCSGMFTANSMNTLMEAMGIALPGNGTILALTPEREELYREAARRICEIAKDNEKRERFKLKYILNENAIKNAFAVDMAMGGSTNTVLHMLAIAYEAGVDFKLSDINVISQQVSHIAKISPSLSTVHMEDINRAGGVNAVMNEMTKRGSHVLLDNLTIGGQMLYEKIANAAITDKNIIRTIDNPYSEVGGLAILYGNLAEQGAVIKSAGIIGDRVFTGKAVCYDGQIEAITGILAGEVKAGDVVVIRYEGPIGGPGMQEMLSPTSLIMGMGLGSAVALITDGRFSGATRGASIGHVSPEAAEGGVIALLENGDEIHIDIDQYILSVNLSEEEIRLRRKNFIPVKRELKSRWLRQYRILVGNASSGAILRTEF from the coding sequence ATGAGAAGTGATGAAGTAAAAAAAGGGAATCACCGTGCTCCACATAGGGCTTTATTGCGCGCTACAGGATTAAAAGACCAAGATTTCAATAAACCATTTATTGGTGTAGCCAATTCGTTTATTGAAATAATTCCAGGTCACTTTTTTTTAAATAAAGTGGCTGAAATCATCAAAGAGGAAATTAGATTAAACGGCTGTGTACCGTTTGAGTTCAATACTATAGGAATAGACGACGGTATTGCTATGGGCCATGATGGCATGCTCTATTCATTACCTAGTCGTGAACTTATTGCTAACTCTATAGAAAGTGTCATGAATGCGCACAAGCTCGATGCAATGATCGCAATTCCAAATTGCGATAAAATTGTACCAGGTATGATCATGGGAGCACTACGGGTAGATGTACCTACCATTTTTGTCAGTGGTGGACCAATGAAAAAGGGGTATACACAAGATGGAACCCCAATAGATCTTGCTAGTGCATTTGAAGCTGTAGGAAAACATGAGTCAGGCCTTATAACTGACGATGAGTTAATGGATATCGAATGCAATGCCTGTCCAAGTGGAGGAAGTTGTTCTGGGATGTTTACTGCTAACTCCATGAATACCTTAATGGAAGCTATGGGTATAGCATTGCCAGGAAATGGTACGATCCTAGCGTTAACTCCTGAACGAGAAGAATTGTATAGAGAAGCCGCTCGAAGGATATGTGAAATTGCTAAAGATAATGAAAAGCGCGAGCGATTCAAGCTCAAATATATCTTAAATGAAAATGCTATAAAAAATGCCTTCGCTGTTGATATGGCCATGGGAGGAAGTACTAATACAGTCCTTCATATGCTTGCCATCGCATATGAGGCAGGTGTCGATTTTAAGTTAAGTGACATTAATGTCATATCACAACAAGTATCGCATATCGCTAAAATATCTCCAAGCCTAAGTACTGTTCATATGGAGGATATTAATCGTGCAGGTGGTGTAAATGCGGTCATGAACGAGATGACCAAGCGAGGTTCACATGTACTATTGGATAACCTCACTATAGGAGGTCAAATGCTATATGAAAAGATTGCAAATGCAGCGATAACTGATAAAAATATAATACGTACCATAGACAATCCTTATAGTGAAGTAGGTGGTTTGGCTATTTTGTATGGTAACCTTGCCGAGCAAGGTGCAGTAATCAAATCTGCTGGAATAATAGGTGATCGTGTTTTTACAGGAAAGGCAGTATGTTATGATGGGCAAATCGAGGCCATTACAGGTATACTTGCTGGTGAGGTCAAAGCAGGAGATGTAGTGGTTATACGCTATGAAGGACCGATAGGTGGACCTGGAATGCAGGAAATGTTAAGTCCTACAAGCTTAATCATGGGTATGGGATTAGGAAGTGCCGTGGCATTGATCACGGATGGAAGATTTAGTGGGGCCACACGTGGAGCATCTATAGGCCATGTCTCTCCAGAAGCAGCAGAAGGGGGAGTGATTGCCCTATTGGAAAACGGTGATGAAATTCATATCGACATTGATCAATATATTTTGTCGGTCAATTTATCTGAGGAAGAAATCCGATTGCGAAGAAAAAATTTTATACCTGTTAAAAGAGAATTAAAGTCAAGATGGCTCCGTCAGTACCGCATACTTGTTGGAAATGCAAGTAGTGGGGCTATCCTTAGAACAGAATTTTAA
- a CDS encoding Crp/Fnr family transcriptional regulator: MKKVLAQLIQEKIVLSKDQLETVLDFFKFQVVEKNEHLLEPNKVANHLFFVNRGCLRLYFREEQAIATRFMAFEHTFLTSIVSFISREPTLEYIQAVENSEILSISYSDFFYLRKTIPEWDKIYIFILEYGLTVINSKLSILLTQNATKRYRNLLKNNPELIQRLSNTNLAAYLNISPETLSRMKSNI, encoded by the coding sequence ATGAAAAAAGTGCTTGCACAATTAATACAAGAAAAGATAGTTCTCAGTAAAGACCAATTGGAGACGGTACTTGACTTTTTTAAGTTTCAAGTCGTGGAAAAAAATGAACATTTGCTAGAACCAAATAAAGTAGCAAATCATTTGTTTTTTGTAAATAGAGGCTGTCTACGATTGTACTTTAGGGAAGAACAAGCAATTGCTACCCGATTTATGGCTTTTGAACATACCTTTTTAACATCCATTGTCAGTTTTATTTCGAGAGAGCCCACATTAGAATATATTCAAGCGGTAGAAAACTCGGAGATACTCAGTATATCTTACAGCGATTTCTTTTATTTGAGAAAGACAATCCCAGAATGGGATAAAATATACATTTTTATTCTTGAGTATGGACTCACAGTAATCAATTCAAAGCTAAGTATACTCCTTACCCAAAATGCGACAAAGAGATATAGAAATTTGCTAAAAAATAATCCAGAACTTATTCAAAGATTATCCAATACAAATCTAGCAGCCTATCTCAATATATCTCCAGAGACGTTAAGCAGAATGAAATCAAATATCTAA
- a CDS encoding Lrp/AsnC family transcriptional regulator, with amino-acid sequence MPQENYTLDEKDLAILRLLQKDAKLSVRDLSAQINLSSTPTHERIKRMEKLGIIKEYIAVLDRKKVNKGMMVICMIALNAHNKKTASKFIEEVIKLKEVVEFYNISGDFDFMLKILAPNMDEFHEFFVNQLSEIEGIGQTKSIFVMNSIKESSQIIY; translated from the coding sequence ATGCCACAGGAAAACTACACCCTAGATGAAAAGGACCTTGCTATTCTGCGTTTATTGCAAAAGGATGCTAAGCTTAGTGTTCGCGATCTTTCAGCCCAAATTAATCTAAGTTCCACTCCAACACATGAGCGAATTAAACGTATGGAGAAATTGGGAATTATAAAAGAATACATAGCTGTTTTAGATCGTAAGAAAGTGAACAAAGGTATGATGGTCATATGTATGATCGCTCTAAATGCGCACAATAAAAAAACAGCATCGAAATTTATAGAAGAGGTAATTAAATTGAAAGAAGTGGTCGAATTTTATAATATCAGCGGTGACTTTGATTTTATGCTAAAAATATTGGCTCCTAATATGGATGAATTTCATGAATTTTTCGTCAACCAGCTTTCAGAAATAGAGGGGATTGGACAGACAAAAAGTATTTTTGTTATGAATAGTATTAAAGAAAGTTCTCAGATCATCTATTAG
- a CDS encoding sugar phosphate isomerase/epimerase family protein — protein sequence MKDQIVSCCPYWGMKHLTYPEFAKLAHSQGFQGVEVAIDPLLQNVCEVKKYFDDYDLKLIVQLPYAAGLTAEIMRGQFLRMIEECLQYDLFWLNCHTGRDYFTFDENLLFLTESQNLIRGSSTCLSHEIHRGRFSYDPMRILAYLQESPDSMLTADFSHWCVVTESMLENHQEVMKRVYGRCSHIHARIGHEQGAQLVDPFHMKNEAYLTTFQSWWQEIIRVGDNSDSTKILPITCEFGPKPYLLEPYDIDVTAEQWKQNGMMKDFILKNFG from the coding sequence ATGAAAGATCAAATTGTAAGCTGCTGCCCTTATTGGGGAATGAAACATTTAACTTATCCTGAATTTGCAAAATTAGCGCATAGTCAGGGTTTTCAGGGTGTAGAAGTTGCAATTGATCCTCTTCTACAAAACGTGTGCGAGGTGAAGAAATATTTTGATGATTATGATTTAAAACTGATCGTACAGCTCCCTTATGCAGCTGGTCTTACTGCAGAAATAATGAGAGGTCAATTTTTAAGGATGATTGAAGAGTGTCTGCAATATGATCTTTTTTGGCTGAATTGCCATACGGGAAGAGACTATTTTACTTTTGATGAGAATCTCTTATTCTTAACTGAAAGTCAGAATCTGATTCGGGGATCTTCAACTTGTTTGAGCCATGAAATCCATCGCGGAAGATTTAGTTATGATCCGATGAGGATTTTGGCCTATTTGCAAGAAAGTCCGGATTCGATGTTGACAGCAGATTTTTCTCATTGGTGCGTCGTAACAGAATCTATGCTTGAAAATCATCAGGAAGTAATGAAGAGGGTATATGGGCGCTGTTCGCATATACATGCACGGATAGGTCATGAACAAGGGGCCCAATTAGTGGATCCATTTCATATGAAAAATGAAGCATATCTAACGACTTTCCAAAGTTGGTGGCAAGAAATCATCCGGGTAGGTGACAACTCAGATTCAACAAAAATACTGCCCATAACATGCGAATTTGGCCCAAAACCCTATCTTTTGGAACCATATGATATTGATGTAACGGCTGAGCAATGGAAGCAAAATGGTATGATGAAAGATTTTATTTTAAAAAATTTTGGCTAA
- a CDS encoding helix-turn-helix domain-containing protein, with protein MEIKNFSFSDFIQSGECFHLARTTVYNKQDISLHNHDYAEIFWVEEGSGYHLINGQKIELVPGHLLLIRPSDTHAFLAGKNGLTIMNFAFAVETLQFFKTRYFNDSNAYFWTLDQQPFSILLEMETIKKITKRAEHYGMSCRSNLYGDSLLLSILRFIKIHEQSYFDANHIPGWLSHAVQHYTGPAYFKMGIQGFVDLCQRNADHVNRSVRKCYGVTLTELVNKARMNYAAVQLSLTNVPIKIIAQNCGINTLSHFYNQFNHFHHQSPSAYRKNTQLIV; from the coding sequence ATGGAAATAAAAAACTTTTCTTTTAGTGATTTTATACAGTCAGGTGAATGTTTTCATCTTGCTCGTACGACTGTTTACAATAAGCAGGATATTTCGTTGCATAATCACGATTATGCTGAAATATTTTGGGTAGAAGAGGGAAGTGGGTATCACCTGATAAACGGTCAGAAAATCGAGCTAGTACCCGGACACCTATTACTGATAAGACCCTCAGATACGCATGCGTTTTTAGCTGGAAAAAATGGTTTGACCATTATGAATTTTGCCTTTGCAGTAGAAACATTGCAGTTTTTTAAAACGCGGTATTTTAATGATTCTAATGCATACTTTTGGACGCTGGATCAGCAACCATTTTCCATATTATTGGAGATGGAAACGATAAAAAAAATAACCAAAAGAGCTGAGCATTATGGTATGTCCTGTCGATCAAATTTGTACGGAGATAGCTTATTATTAAGTATACTTAGATTTATAAAAATTCATGAACAAAGCTATTTTGATGCAAATCATATTCCGGGCTGGCTGTCGCATGCTGTGCAACATTATACTGGACCGGCTTATTTTAAAATGGGGATACAGGGATTTGTCGATCTTTGTCAGAGAAATGCAGACCATGTCAATAGAAGTGTCCGTAAATGTTACGGTGTGACGTTGACGGAGTTGGTCAACAAGGCTAGAATGAATTATGCAGCGGTTCAGCTCTCCTTAACTAATGTGCCCATTAAAATTATAGCACAAAATTGTGGCATCAATACCTTAAGCCATTTTTACAATCAGTTCAATCATTTTCATCATCAATCCCCATCTGCCTATCGAAAAAACACACAATTGATTGTGTAA
- a CDS encoding MFS transporter, with amino-acid sequence MNSFLICSNKITFAGNLKGMGTRRNIILILASIGTFVEALDIAIINLTIPSIQAQFDIGADKVQWLQTLYVLFFGGFLIIGGKLSDSLGRKKMFLLGGVIFMLASLGAGLAASFDALASFRALQGFGAALIMPASLSIVTNTFTENQERSRALGVFSSFAAIGSGSGLSIGGIISTYLSWHWVFLINVPILLITLILSYYYLPADEKVEQVQKTDSVSALMLVLGLLSLTYGTHELINIHETPLLIVGSLVLAILLLSVVIYRLKTVSQPLIDLELFKYRSLKASNLGFFTLGAFFIGFLFLISLMLQKDMSHTAASAGLMLVPFSILSALVAKFAIPTICKRFEPAQMGILGWSFMLVGALSLLLSIYLGHPLQVVLLGAACISGIGMTICFTSLSILGVRDVDPIHYGVASSLTSTSYFLGAGIGLSFMTFMSHLFPSNLAVNQPSLLILASYAVIAMGILRHLMVKEFKPDTTQVAVS; translated from the coding sequence ATGAATAGTTTCCTTATCTGTTCCAATAAAATTACTTTTGCAGGAAATTTGAAAGGTATGGGAACAAGAAGAAATATAATATTAATACTGGCATCGATAGGAACTTTTGTTGAAGCTTTGGATATTGCCATCATTAACTTAACCATTCCCTCGATTCAAGCGCAGTTTGATATTGGAGCGGATAAAGTACAGTGGTTACAGACATTATATGTTTTGTTTTTTGGAGGTTTTTTGATTATCGGCGGAAAACTTTCAGACTCGTTGGGGCGTAAAAAAATGTTTCTTTTAGGAGGGGTAATTTTTATGTTAGCATCTTTAGGGGCAGGGCTTGCAGCGAGCTTCGATGCATTGGCATCGTTCCGTGCGCTACAAGGATTTGGTGCAGCCTTAATTATGCCAGCATCCTTGTCAATCGTGACGAATACGTTTACTGAAAATCAAGAAAGGAGCCGTGCATTGGGCGTGTTTAGTTCCTTTGCGGCCATAGGGTCTGGTAGTGGTTTATCGATAGGAGGGATTATCAGCACCTATCTTAGCTGGCACTGGGTTTTTCTAATCAATGTACCGATTCTTTTGATTACGTTAATCCTATCTTATTATTATTTGCCAGCAGATGAGAAAGTGGAACAGGTACAGAAGACAGATAGTGTTTCTGCTTTAATGCTTGTTTTAGGTTTATTAAGTTTAACCTATGGGACCCATGAACTCATCAATATCCATGAAACTCCGCTTTTGATCGTAGGCTCACTAGTTTTGGCAATCCTCTTGTTAAGTGTCGTTATCTATCGTTTGAAAACCGTATCTCAGCCACTAATTGACCTTGAGCTATTCAAGTATAGGTCATTGAAGGCATCCAATCTTGGATTCTTTACCTTAGGTGCGTTTTTTATAGGCTTCTTATTTTTGATTTCATTGATGCTTCAGAAAGATATGTCTCATACTGCCGCTTCGGCAGGCTTAATGTTGGTACCTTTTAGTATCTTGTCGGCTCTTGTGGCGAAGTTTGCCATACCAACTATCTGTAAAAGGTTTGAACCGGCACAGATGGGTATCCTAGGTTGGTCCTTTATGCTAGTCGGAGCCCTTTCTTTATTATTATCTATTTACTTGGGACATCCGCTGCAAGTTGTCTTATTGGGAGCTGCATGTATCTCTGGGATTGGGATGACGATTTGTTTTACTAGTTTATCAATCTTGGGCGTTCGAGATGTAGATCCTATACATTATGGTGTAGCTTCTAGTTTAACCAGTACCAGTTACTTTTTGGGGGCAGGGATCGGACTGTCATTTATGACTTTTATGAGTCATCTTTTCCCATCAAATTTGGCCGTTAATCAGCCTAGCTTGCTTATCTTGGCGAGTTACGCAGTCATAGCTATGGGGATATTGAGACATTTGATGGTCAAGGAGTTTAAACCAGATACAACACAAGTTGCTGTATCTTAA
- a CDS encoding GAF domain-containing sensor histidine kinase produces the protein MTILQIDSVSSIKNILETVCAITGMGLGVVAHVTERQWIACSVRDTIGIGLRVGQPLDIHSTICSEIFNQHEPIIISDIDLCSNSRWKEKLSRKGFKSYISFPVFDSDGTFVGTLCALDFKTTEIEQEKIIPLFKTLSELITFHLGTLDKLKRTEELLLEERRYSKRRDTLLSVLAHDLNNPLSAIISLSQFLHNKTEDSREKRTTAIIYDAGLRMKGLIGNILDFARGKLGGGINLQKSPQILEPLIVDILKEVHAADPERDIVIDIQLDQPVICDSGRMAQVFSNLIANAFRHSNNSSSIYINSSIQSDRFIFKIENNGQSIPLYILKNLFKPFVRTKNNEGEGLGLGLYISKEIIIAHGGEVDVQCQDGKVTFTAWIPV, from the coding sequence ATGACTATATTACAAATCGACTCAGTATCTTCTATAAAAAACATTCTTGAAACAGTATGTGCCATTACTGGGATGGGCCTAGGTGTAGTGGCACACGTAACCGAACGCCAATGGATCGCATGTTCGGTAAGAGATACTATTGGGATAGGTTTAAGGGTAGGTCAACCTCTAGATATTCATTCCACTATATGTAGTGAAATCTTTAATCAACACGAACCAATCATCATTTCGGATATAGACCTGTGTTCGAATTCAAGATGGAAAGAAAAGCTGTCGCGCAAAGGTTTTAAGAGTTATATATCATTTCCGGTATTTGATTCCGACGGTACTTTCGTTGGAACCTTATGTGCCTTAGACTTTAAGACCACAGAGATAGAGCAGGAGAAGATCATACCTCTTTTCAAAACATTATCGGAACTTATTACCTTCCACTTGGGGACTTTGGATAAGCTCAAAAGGACAGAAGAGCTATTACTTGAAGAACGGAGGTATTCCAAGCGGAGGGATACCCTGCTCTCGGTGCTTGCACACGACCTTAATAATCCCTTAAGCGCAATAATATCATTATCTCAGTTCCTTCATAATAAAACGGAAGATTCTCGTGAAAAGAGAACAACAGCCATTATATATGATGCAGGATTGAGAATGAAAGGACTTATCGGCAACATACTTGATTTTGCGAGGGGTAAATTGGGGGGCGGTATAAACCTACAAAAATCACCTCAAATTCTTGAGCCACTTATCGTAGACATCCTGAAAGAAGTCCATGCTGCTGATCCAGAGCGAGATATTGTTATTGACATCCAATTGGATCAACCTGTCATTTGTGATAGCGGTAGGATGGCACAGGTTTTTTCCAATCTGATTGCCAATGCATTTCGACATAGCAATAATAGTTCGAGTATATATATAAATTCCTCTATCCAAAGCGATAGATTCATTTTTAAAATAGAGAACAACGGACAGAGTATCCCATTATATATTCTCAAAAATCTTTTTAAGCCATTTGTGCGGACAAAAAATAATGAAGGTGAGGGCTTGGGACTAGGTCTTTATATTTCTAAAGAGATTATTATAGCCCATGGTGGTGAAGTCGACGTGCAGTGTCAGGATGGAAAGGTTACCTTCACTGCGTGGATTCCGGTTTGA
- a CDS encoding DUF1456 family protein: MKKLRVALKFTDNDIIEVLALVDFRATKTELSAIFRKDDHPNFKPCGDQLLRNFLNGLIIYNRGSKSTTDLNA, translated from the coding sequence ATGAAAAAGCTTCGAGTGGCTTTAAAATTCACTGACAACGACATTATTGAAGTATTAGCTCTAGTGGATTTCAGGGCGACTAAAACTGAACTGAGTGCGATATTTCGTAAAGACGATCACCCTAATTTCAAACCTTGCGGTGACCAGTTACTTCGTAACTTCTTAAATGGACTCATTATTTACAATCGCGGCTCCAAATCCACTACAGATTTGAATGCATAA